The following are encoded in a window of Lates calcarifer isolate ASB-BC8 unplaced genomic scaffold, TLL_Latcal_v3 _unitig_1251_quiver_1432, whole genome shotgun sequence genomic DNA:
- the LOC108887622 gene encoding probable E3 ubiquitin-protein ligase MID2 — MEKDESSLKKSHTPERFSGTGSYGAAGNVFIDSGCHYWEVLLGASTWYAIGVAYKSAPKNEWSGKNSSSWVFSRCNNNFMVRHDGKEMLVEASLQLRRLGVLLDYDNNSLSFYDAMNSQHIHTFEISFLLPVVPTFMIWNKSVMILSGLPVPDFVDGVASDLQEQQQQQMGLCRQESPYLTGMKTCH; from the exons ATGGAGAAGGACGAGAGCTCGCTGAAGAAGAGCCACACCCCGGAGCGTTTCAGCGGCACGGGCTCCTATGGAGCAGCTGGTAATGTCTTCATTGACAGCGGGTGCCACTACTGGGAAGTGCTGCTGGGAGCGTCCACATg GTATGCCATTGGCGTGGCTTACAAATCAGCCCCGAAAAACGAATGGAGCGGCAAGAACTCATCCTCATGGGTGTTCTCGCGCTGCAATAACAACTTTATGGTGCGCCACGACGGCAAGGAGATGCTGGTGGAGGCGAGCCTGCAGCTGAGGCGGCTGGGCGTCCTTCTGGACTATGACAACAATTCGCTGTCCTTCTACGACGCCATGAACTCCCAGCACATTCACACCTTCGAAATCTCCTTCCTCCTGCCCGTGGTACCCACTTTCATGATCTGGAACAAGTCAGTCATGATACTCTCAGGGCTACCCGTCCCCGACTTTGTCGATGGTGTGGCCTCGGATCTTCaagagcagcaacagcagcagatgggCCTGTGCCGGCAAGAGTCGCCGTACTTGACCGGGATGAAAACCTGCCACTGA